The following are from one region of the Heliangelus exortis chromosome 2, bHelExo1.hap1, whole genome shotgun sequence genome:
- the FASTK gene encoding fas-activated serine/threonine kinase, whose product MLRLLPWFRALTRAGVRPGVPRGLAAGDRRGAGMFPACYCAGKAKPRALLLPLDPYGHGLLHAFPTEPHRTRGHGKRKSWNFIHEKMSYDTFFTMKRLIERSRSVGEVLRWVTQNPGKVSASHYPIALHKLGQLLQHQHQHQAALPGESRGAGPVLEQPEFQSLCQAIISGCPKFDNFSVVNCLYAAAALGLPGESPLVRVLEEESRSRLGRFNQKDLSMVFSSVMRLHPSSPHPLVESCLSSLERHLEKERHPQTLFLLLSYYRLRAQALQGHAASDQQLINNRKILRLVRHTLGQVSAMREHELALLDEMLALCAQEANNKALEAIFSSQLFYENRQERFIRSMAEWLPRKAENLTPYTMALIAKYVARHRLREPRLLDTIANFLLKRGEQLDSKVIQKLVFPFSRMNYRPSNHGELFPKLEAILEQKAASSPLATVNILMSMFQLSHFPQTVLHQVFSPAFITNVMSSPYALIVRRYLSLLDAAVELEFREYSGPRLDPRYRVLMFEHALTADEANRKYSYKGLVAEALRQLVGEECYRQDEVLPPGYCTDFLLWINRSGTVLPLSRVPTASKAPPALPTASPTAISLRSSVLALTSDLQDFAPFAPETPSSPPGSRESSLAGRFLPTLCPAPGGPCFQPPSDYYCSLGKESSLESQGSSTLSSPSECLSAQPAPTPDCSPRGSSATATLFQFPISKILEEEEEEEEEEEEGEEAPAGCPGCDRSHFTGEQPQEGGEERSPPPSQDPCPPSSPPRPSPKRGEGLQGPEQIQRVVLSVNDKWHYCQNSDILVGSRAMRDRHLRLLGYCLVQLPYTELEKVSGIDEAKHYLRQKLRELRF is encoded by the exons CACGAGAAGATGAGCTACGACACCTTCTTCACCATGAAGCGCCTGATCGAGCGCTCGCGCAGCGTGGGGGAGGTGCTGCGCTGGGTCACCCAGAACCCCGGCAAGGTGTCTGCCAGCCACTACCCCATCGCCCTCCACaagctggggcagctcctgcagcaccagcaccagcaccaggcagCCCTCCCTGGGGAGAGCCGCGGGGCCGGCCCGGTGCTGGAGCAGCCCGAGTTCCAGAGCCTCTGCCAGGCCATCATCAGCGGCTGCCCCAAGTTCGACAACTTCAGCGTCGTCAACTGCCTCTACGCTGCTGCTGCGCTGG GGCTGCCCGGGGAGTCCCCCCTGGTGcgggtgctggaggaggagtCCCGCAGCCGCCTGGGACGCTTCAACCAGAAGGACCTCTCCATGGTCTTCAGCAGTGTGATGAGGCTGCACCCCTCCAGCCCACACCCCCTGGTCGAGTCCTGCCTCAGCAGCCTGGAGAGGCACCTGGAGAAGGAGCGGCACCCCCAgaccctcttcctcctcctctcctaTTACCGTCTGCGGGCGCAGGCGCTGCAGGGCCACGCAGCCTCCGACCAGCAGCTCATCAACAACCGCAAGATCCTGCGCCTGGTCCGGCACACCCTGGGGCAGGTCAGCGCCATGCGGGAGCACGAGCTGGCCCTCTTGGATGAGATGCTGGCCCTCTGCGCCCAGGAGGCCAACAACAAAGCCCTGGAGGCCATCTTCAGCTCTCAGCTCTTCTACGAGAACCGACAAGAGAGATTCATCCGCAGCATGGCAG agtGGCTTCCCAGGAAGGCAGAGAACCTCACCCCCTACACCATGGCCCTCATCGCCAAGTACGTGGCCCGGCACCGGCTGCGCGAGCCCCGGTTGCTCGACACCATCGCCAACTTCCTCCTGAAGCGTGGGGAGCAGCTCGACAGCAAG gtgATCCAGAAGCTGGTGTTCCCCTTCAGCCGCATGAATTACCGCCCCTCCAACCACGGGGAGCTCTTCCCCAAGCTGGAGGCCATCCTGGAGCAGAAAGCTGCCAGCTCGCCCCTGGCCACCGTCAACATCCTCATGTCCATGTTCCAGCTCAGCCACTTCCCCCAGACCGTGCTGCACCAAGTCTTCTCCCCAGCCTTCATCACCAACGTGATGA GCAGCCCCTACGCCCTGATTGTCCGCCGGTACCTCTCGCTGCTGGACGCCGCGGTGGAGCTGGAGTTCCGGGAGTACAGCGGCCCCCGCCTGGACCCCCGCTACCGGGTCCTCATGTTTGAGCATGCCCTGACAGCTGATGAGGCCAACAGGAAGTACAG tTACAAGGGGCTGGTGGCTGAGGCCCTGAGGCAGCTGGTGGGAGAGGAGTGCTACCGGCAGGACGAGGTGCTGCCCCCAGGATACTGCACAG ACTTCTTGCTGTGGATCAACCGCTCGGGCACGGTGCTGCCCCTGTCCCGTGTCCCCACGGCCTCCAaggccccccctgccctccccacgGCCTCCCCCACCGCCATCTCCTTGCGCTCCAGCGTCCTGGCCCTCACCTCGGACTTGCAGGACTTTGCCCCCTTTGCTCCGGAGACCCCGAGCAGCCCCCCGGGCTCCCGGGAGAGCAGCCTGGCGGGGCGGTTCCTGCCCACGCTCTGCCCTGCCCCGGGGGGGCCCTGCTTCCAGCCCCCCTCGGACTATTACTGCAGCCTGGGCAAAGAGTCCTCCCTGGAGAGCCAGGGCAGCTCCACGCTGAGCAGCCCCTCCGAGTGCCTCTCGGCCCAGCCGGCCCCCACCCCCGACTGCTCCCCCCGGGGCTCCTCTGCCACTGCCACCCTTTTCCAGTTCCCCATCAGCAAGAtcctggaggaagaggaagaggaggaggaggaggaggaggagggggaggaagctCCAGCAGGCTGTCCTGGGTGCGATCGCAGCCACTTCAcgggggagcagccccaggagggaggggaggagcgGAGCCCCCCACCCAGCCAGGACCCTTGCCCCCCGTCCTCCCCGCCCCGGCCCAGCCCCAAGCGaggtgaggggctgcagggccccGAGCAGATCCAGAG GGTGGTGCTGTCAGTCAATGACAAGTGGCATTACTGCCAGAACTCCGACATCCTGGTGGGCTCCAGAGCCATGAGGGACCGGCACCTGCGGCTGCTGGGCTACTGTCTGGTTCAG CTGCCCTACACGGAGCTGGAGAAGGTGAGTGGCATCGATGAGGCCAAGCACTACCTGCggcagaagctgagggagctgcgCTTCTGA